CGTTCTGGCAAAGGGTTACTCCCTGACCTTAGACTCTACCGGCAAGTTTGTTCGTAATGCAAGTCAGCTTAAAACAGGCGACAAGCTCACCACTCGTTTCAAGGACGGCGAAGTTTCTTCCGTAGTTCAGTAAAGTGGCTAAGGGGAGTCTAAGCCTACGTTATTGAAACTGCGGCAGTGCGTCAATTTTTTGAAATCGTTTTGTTTCCGGATCCAAAGCGAAATAGCGCACGGCATCGCCAAGGGAAAGCATCACATAGTTTGGGGTAAGAAACTGCAGGTACTTGTTCAGCTGTTGCTGCAATACCGGCCAGTTGTATTCCCCAGGAGCCTTGCATTCCACCAAAAGCCAAGGTTTGTCAATGGTCGCCCCTGCACGAAAATTGTGGACCATAATGTCGACGCGGTCCTCTGTTTTCGGGTCGATCATACCCAGCGGAAACTCCACCGCGATCAAATGTTCCGGAACCTTCACCTGGTCCAGCAAGTAGCGTACCGTAGCCTGACGCACGTGTTCCTCGGGAGTTGCGGGAACATCCTTCTTGCGGATGGGATCGTATAGGTAATCAGGCACGAGGCTCGAGGCTCCAGGTTAAAAGTGGCGAGTA
The nucleotide sequence above comes from Fibrobacter sp.. Encoded proteins:
- a CDS encoding type I restriction enzyme HsdR N-terminal domain-containing protein, whose amino-acid sequence is MPDYLYDPIRKKDVPATPEEHVRQATVRYLLDQVKVPEHLIAVEFPLGMIDPKTEDRVDIMVHNFRAGATIDKPWLLVECKAPGEYNWPVLQQQLNKYLQFLTPNYVMLSLGDAVRYFALDPETKRFQKIDALPQFQ